In Phyllostomus discolor isolate MPI-MPIP mPhyDis1 chromosome 2, mPhyDis1.pri.v3, whole genome shotgun sequence, the following are encoded in one genomic region:
- the PVALB gene encoding parvalbumin alpha, translating to MSMTDLLSVEDIKKAVGAFAAAESFDHKKFFQMVGLKKKSPEDVKKVFHILDKDKSGFIEEEELGSILKGFSADARDLSAKETKTLLAAGDKDGDGKIGVDEFSTLVAES from the exons ATGTCGATGACAGACTTGCTCAGCGTTGAGGACATCAAGAAGGCGGTGGGGGCCTTTGCCG CCGCCGAGTCCTTCGACCACAAGAAGTTCTTCCAGATGGTGGGCCTGAAGAAGAAGAGCCCGGAGGACGTGAAGAAGGTGTTCCACATCCTGGACAAGGACAAGAGCGGCTTCAtcgaggaggaggagctggg ATCCATCCTGAAGGGCTTCTCCGCAGACGCCAGGGACCTGTCTGCTAAAGAAACCAAGACGCTGCTGGCCGCTGGGGACAAGGATGGGGACGGCAAGATCGGGGTGGACG aattCTCCACTCTGGTGGCCGAGAGCTAA